The Faecalibacterium sp. I3-3-89 sequence ACCGTGGAGGAGATCTTCTACGATGCATGGCATCCCTACACTTGGGCGCTGCTGCAGGCTCTGCCTCAGCTGGGCACCAAGGGCGAGGCTCTGCCCACCATCGACGGCACGCCGCCGAACCTGTTCAATGAGATCAAGGGTGACGCATTTGCGCCCCGCAACAAGCACGCGCTGGCTATCGACTTCGTGGCAGAACCTCCGTTCTTTCAGGTGTCCGAGACCCACGCGGCAAAGACTTGGTATCTGGACCCGCGCGCTCCCAAGATCGAGCGTCCGCACTCCATCCAGAACCTGCGTGAAAAAATGGGAAAGATGGGAGGTTCCAACTTAAATGGCTGAACGCGAAAAGCTGATTGAGCTGAAAGACCTTCAGATCACCTTTGGCTCCGGCAAAAAGAAGTTCGTGGCCGTGGACCACGTCAATTTTGACATCTACAAGGGCGAGACCTTCTCGCTGGTCGGCGAGTCCGGCTCCGGCAAGACCACCATTGGCCGTGCCATCTGCCGCATCAACCCGACCTCGGGCGGCGACATCTTCTTCAAGGGCCAGAAGATCAACGGCAAGATCCCCAAGGAGCTGGACCGCGAGGTCATCCGCAAGGTGCAGATGATCTTTCAGGACCCCATGGCCTCTCTGAACGAGCGCGCCAAGGTCGAGTACATCGTGGCGGAGGGTCTGCTGAACCACCACCTGTACAAAGATCAGGATGACCTGCACGAAAAGGTCATGAACGCTCTGCACGAGGTCGGTCTGCTACCGGAGTTTGCCTCCCGCTTCCCCCATGAGTTCTCGGGCGGCCAGCGCCAGCGCATCGGCATCGCCCGTGCGCTGGTCATGGAGCCGGAGTTCATCGTGGCCGACGAGCCGATCTCCGCACTGGACGTCTCCATCCGTGCACAGGTGCTGAACCTGCTGAACAGCATGAAGAAGTCCCGCGGTCTGACTTACCTGTTCATCGCGCACGACCTGTCGGTCGTCCGGTTCATCTCCGACCGCATCGCCGTCATCAGCAAGGGCCGCATCGTGGAGCTTGCAGAGGCTGAAGAGCTGTTCCTCCATCCCCTGCACCCCTACACCAAGGCTCTGCTGAGCGCCGTCCCCATCCCCGACCCGGGTCTGGAAAAGAAGAAGAAGCTTCTGGTCTACGACCCCTCCTGCCACGATTACAGCGTGGACAAGCCGGTCTGGGAAGAGATCGCAAACGGCCACTTCGTCTATGGCAACCAGAAGGAGCTGGAAGGCTACCGCAAGGAATACCAGAGCCAGCTCTAAGCACGGTCACTTGACTGTATTTTAACACAAATGCCCCGCCGCATTGGGAATCTCCCTTTTGCGGCGGGGTTTTGTGCTGTAGAAAAACGAGGCCGCCTCCCGACTCTGCGCCGGGAAGCGGCCTCCTTGTGTTTTATATCAGTCTTGCACCGGGCTTCGGCTCGTGGGCCTGCCAGAGAGTGATCCACTCGGGCAGGCGCAGGGCCTTCAGCCGCTCCGGGAGGGCGGCAAGGTCGCCGCCGGTGAGATACCACCCACCGCCCAGAGCCGCCAGCGCCAGCAGCAAGAGCACTGCCAACAGGACGCGGAGGGGATGCTTCTTCTTTTGTGGCCGGGGCTTGGCCCCGCCCTGCGGCGGGGTTTCGGCGTGGTTCTGGGCGGCCTGTCCGGCGGGGAGGAAGCCCGTCCCCTCTGCCTGCGGCAGACCGGCGGCGGCGCGGCGTATCATGTCCAGCAGCCAGAGCGCGGCGTTGTCCGCTGCGGGGACCGTGCGGAGCCAGCAGCCCTTTTTCGCACTGAGCACCAGAACATGGTCGCTCTCCCGCTCCGCACAGGCCACAGCCAGCTCTGTGCCCACGATGCGGCGGGCCGCCTGCGCCCGGGCAAGGGCCAGACGGACGGGTTCGGGCTTGTCCCCCTCCCCGCCGAGCTTGGCCCGGGCACGCTTTTCGATCTGGGGGCCGGTCTTGGCGTCGGCGTAGCTCATGGTGCCGAAGTCGTAGACCTTCTCCGCGCCGGGCACCTTCTCGAGCCGGGCTTCCAGCAGAGCGCCAGCGGCGGCATCGCCGCAGGCCAGCAGGCGGTCATGGGCTTCCAGCGCCTGCACGGCGGCTGCCGCCAGACTGGTATCCCCTGCCCCATACACATCTGCACCGAAGCTGCTGCGCAGGCTCTGGGCCGCTTTCTTCAGCCCAGAGGGCGTGTCTGCATGGACAGCCAGCAGCGTCTCTGCGCCCCGGCACTTCCACTGGGCCTCTGCCCTCCACTGGGGCGCAAACCGCGCCACCGCAGCTGCCAGCCGTCCCTGCGGCGCACCGTACAGGCGCAGCACACAGCGGGTCTCCTCTGCCAAATCCCATCAACCCCTTATTATGATGTTTCCCGGACGAAAGCCCTGTCCAGCGCGGCCAGCGCCGCGTCGTCCGACTGCCGGGCGGCGGTGAGGGCCTGCGTCCCTTCGGGGATCTTGCCCTGCGCCAGACGCAGCCCCATCTCCAGTGCCGCCTGTGCGGCCCGGGCACGCACCAGCGCACGGTCGGGCCGGGAGACGAAGAGCTTTTTGACATAGGCCACGCCATCCCGGGCAGCGCCGAGATAGACGGTGCCCACAGGGCGGACCTCATCGCCGCCGGTCGGGCCGGCCACGCCGGTGACGCTCAGGGCGATGTCGGCCCCCGAGGCCGCTGCCGCGCCCAGCGCCATCTGTGCCGCCACGGGAGCGGACACGACGTTGTATTTCCCGATGACCGCCGGGTCCACGCCCACGAGCTTGGTCTTGGCCTGCTCCCAGTAGGTCACGAAGCCATAGCCGAACACCTCGCTGGAACCGGACACGGAGGTCAGCCGCTGGGCGATGAGTCCGCCGGTGCAGCTCTCAGCGGTGGAGATGGTCAGACCCTTTTCCTTCAGGGTATCCACCACCGTCTCTTCCAGCCCGGCCACATCCTCATCATACACCGCATCGCCCAGCGTATCATAGAACTTTTTGGCATATGCGCGGCACATTTTTTCGCCGTCCTCGTCGGAGCGGGCGCGGGCCGTGATCCGGATCTCGCACTCGCCGGTCTTGCAGTAGATGGCGGCGGTGGGATTCGGGTTTTCCAGCAGGTCACGGACTCTATACTCGATGTCGCTCTCGCCGCCCAGCACCCGGAGGGTGACGGAGTGGAGGGTGCAGTTCTGGCGCTCCATCAGCAGGGGGCGGACGCTCTCAGTCCACATGGCTTTCATCTCGTGGGGCACGCCGGGCATGAGGACAGCACAGCGGCCATCCTGCTCGAACCATGCACCGGGCGCAGTCCCATGGTTGTTGATGATCTTATGGCCCTTGGCGGGCACCATCGCCTGCTTGCGGTTGTTGGGGGTCGTCTCGCGGCCGGTACGGGCAAAGTAGCCGGTGATCTTCTCCCACTCGGACGCATCGAAGACCAGCTCGTCGCCGAAGCAGGCGGCGACGGTCTCTTTGGTCAGGTCGTCCGCCGTGGGGCCGAGGCCGCCGGTGAAGACCAGCAGGTCGCAGCGGCTCTTGGCCTCGTTAACGAAGTCGGCCAGACGGTCATGGTTGTCGCCGATGGTGCTCTCCCGCTGGACGGTGATGCTCAAATCGGCCAGCTCCCGGCTGAGGTACTGCGCGTTGGTGTTGAGGATATTGCCGAGAAGAAGCTCGGTGCCCACACTGATGATCTCTGCTGTCATGGCTCAGCCCTCGAATTCCACGTCGTCGGTGATGCGCAGACGGATGCGCTCGGTGGCCTCGGCAGCTTCGGCTTCCAGCTGGGCCAGACCGGGCATCCCGGCCTCGGCCTCAAGGATCTCTTCCAGCTCGGGGCGGATCTTCGGGTGCGGCGGGGTGAAGATGGTGCAGCAGTCCTCGTAGGGCAGGATGCTCGTCTCAAAAGTATTGATGTGGCGGGCCGTCTCGACGATCTCGGTCTTATCCATGCCGATCAGGGGGCGGAGGATAGGCAGGTCCTGCGCGGCATCGGTGCACTGCAGGGCCTTGACGGTCTGGCTGGCCACCTGTGCAAGGCTCTCGCCGGTGACGAGGGCCTCACAGCCCTGCTTCTTGGCGATGATGTTGGCAATGCGCATCATGCTGCGGCGCATCAGGACGGTAAAGAGGACGTCCGGAGCGTTGTCGCGGATGTACTCCTGCGGCTTGGTGTAGGGCACCACAAAGAGGTTGGTGCTGCCGGTATAGGGGGTGATCCGCTGGGCCAGCGCCTTGACTTTCAGTTTTGCACGCTCCGAAGTATACGGAGGGGACGCAAAATGGATGTGGTCGAGGCCGAGACCGCGCTTTGCCATCCGGTACGCCGCCACCGGGCTGTCGATGCCGCCGGAGAGCATATTGAGGGCGCGGCCGGAGGTGCCCACCGGCAGGCCGCCCTCACCCTGTATTTTCGGGCCGTGGATATACGCACCGTAATCGCGGATCTCCACGATGACCTTGAACTGCGGGTTCTTGACGTCCACCCGCAGGTAGTTGTGCTTGCCCAGCAGGTAAGCACCCAGCTCCCGCATCAGCTCAGGGCTGGTCATGGGGAAAGTCTTGTCCGAGCGGCGGGCCTCCACCTTGAAGGTCTTGATGCCATGGAGACTGTCGCCCAGATAGTCCTCGGCGGTCTGGCAGATGGTGTCAAAGTCCTTCTCGCAGACCACGGCGCGGCTGAGCGCGGCGAGACCGAACACCTTGCTCACCCGCTCAAAGGCGAGGTCCATGTCGATGTCGTCCTCCTCCGGCTCCATGTAGAAGGTGGACTGGGTGCAGTAGACGCGGAACTTGCCCACCGTCTTGAGGCGGTAGCGCAGGATCTTCATCATCGTCGATTCGAACTGGTTGCGGTTGAGGCCCTTCAGGGACATCTCGCCCTGATAGCCCATAATGACTTCTCGCATAGTAGTTACTCCTGATATTATGTTGTGCGTTCGTCGGTGTTCCGGGAGTTTCTCCGAGGACCGTCCGCTGGGGTGGGACCCTGTTGCCGAAGGCAATAGGGCGGGCGATGGAATGGCCCGATTCGTGTCCGAGGAGAAAGCTCCCGGAACACGCCCCTTACTTTCTGATTTTCTGCAAATGCTTCATGCCGTCCTCAAAGCGCTCGAGGAAGGCATCCACGTCCTCCGGGGTGTTGTCGGCACAGAAGGACACTCGGATGGCCGTATCAATGGCCAGCGGGTCACGGCCCATCGCCGCCAGCGTGTGGCTGGGCTGTCCCCTGCCGCAGGCGCTGGCCGACGAGACATAGATCTGCTTCTCCGACAGCCACGCCAGCATGGTCTCGCTCTTGATGCAGTTCTCGCTGAAGTTCAGCACCTCAGGCACCGCCCCCGCCGGGCTGTTGATCTCCACCTCCGGGAAGATGGAAAGGCCGGCGCGCAGACGGTCGTTGAGGGCACGCATGGCCTTGTCGCGGCTCCGGATGCTGCCCGCAAGGCGGGTGGCTGCGGCGGCGAGGCCCATCGCGTAGGGCAGGTTCTCGGTGCCGGGGCGGAGGCCGCGCTCCTGCTCGCCGCCGAGGTAAGGCGGCTGGAACGCCTGCACCAGCCGGTCGCTCAGATAGAGGGCACCGACGCCCTTGGGCGCGTGGATCTTGTGGCCGCTGACCGCCATCGTGTCGATGTTGTCCAGCTTGATGGGCACCCGCATCCACGCCTGCACCGCGTCCACATGGACGATGGTGCGGCTGTTGCGGCGCTTGACCTCCGCGGCCAGACGCTCCACATCGTTGCGGGTGCCGATCTCGTTGTTGACCATCATACAGGCCACGAGGATGGTATTCTTGTCCACCGCTTCCAGCATCCTGCCCATGTCCAGCGTGCCGTCAGGCTGCGGGGCCACCACAGTGACATGATAGCCCTGCGCGGCCAGACGCTCCAGCGGGCGCTGGACGCTGGGGTGCTCGAAGCCCGACACCACGATGCCCTTGCCGAAGGTGCGGGTCTGGGCCGCGCCCAGAAGGGCCAGATTGTTGCCCTCGCTGCCGCAGGAGGTGAAGTACAGCTCCTTCGACTTGCAGCCCAGCGTGCGGGCCACAGCAGCGCGGGCCGCGTTCAGGGCCTCTTCGCTCCGCGCTCCCGGGGCGTAGAGGCTGGACGGATTGGCCCAGTGCTCCCGCATGGCCTTGTCTATCACGTCTGCCACCTCGGGAGCAACGATGGTGGTGGCGGCGTTGTCCAGATAATGCAGTTCTGGATTTTGCAGCATAATTTCATTCCTGCCTTTTGTGCATAAAATATCAGATTAAGTATACCACAAAGTTCCGCAGAACGCAAAATATTCGTGCAGCAAAAAAGGGGCCGCCCCCTTGCTGGGTATCCGTAAAACAGTTTTCGAAAAATGACACGGCAACTGCCTGTCAGGATTGGTTACGGAGTACCCGGCTAGGCCGAGGAAGCATCAAGTCCCATGTCCGCACCGTTAAGGTGTTGGGTATGGGGCTTTTTGCATTTCAGGAACGTATACACCTCTGGAAAGGTGTAACACACTAGACTTTGTACCAAAGTCGTGTGCCAAGGGTGCTGCGCCCCTTTGGAATCCCTGCTCACATCGCCTGTGGGCGATGTGGATTCGCCGGACAGAAAGCTCTCACAAAAGGCATACCCGGTTGTCTGCGGCGAGAAAAAGGCACTTCTGCGGAAGTGTAATAACCCACTATGACACTTTCATCCCTGCGGTCTGCAAAGTGTAGTGGGCTCTCCGAGGGGGAACGGCTGTATAGGGTGCGTTTCGAGCAAATCGCTGTGTACGTGCGTACGGGAGAAGTTGGTACGCACGTACGCAATAAAACGGCCAAGTTCTCCTATATAGGGGTGTTCTTTCATCGGAGAGTATGGTATACTCGGCTTAGCCCAGTAAATCGAAATTTTCGGAGGCAAAGATTATGAAGAAAAAAGCAACAATAGTGTCTGTTATCATTGGGATTCTTGCTGTAGCTGCAATTATTGTATTTTCTGCATACCGGTCTTCGGAATCCTATAGAAAGGCAAAGGCAGCAATACAGTGGGACTGCTCTGTGACCTGTACAGAAGAATCAACTTCTGCTAAGTATGTAATCACATACTCTGATGTAAAAGTTTTATCCAAAACAGGTACACTAACAATTCAAAATAAAAATGATTTTGACATTGTAGTTCATTTGCTTTGCGAAGGTGAACAGGAAGTCGTATCTGACAATATTCCGGCGAACAGTTTTTATTCTTTTACGAATGTTACGGATAAAGAATATACGGTGGGTATTCATGCGGATGTTGGTGTAGCTGCTGACATTAGGGTCGTTGTATATGATGGAAAAGACACAGAGCCATATACCAAATAGCGCGACTAGCTAAACTCGATAAAATAGTACTTGCAGAGGTGAGCATATTTGAAAAAACATCAATGTCCAT is a genomic window containing:
- a CDS encoding CinA family protein codes for the protein MAEETRCVLRLYGAPQGRLAAAVARFAPQWRAEAQWKCRGAETLLAVHADTPSGLKKAAQSLRSSFGADVYGAGDTSLAAAAVQALEAHDRLLACGDAAAGALLEARLEKVPGAEKVYDFGTMSYADAKTGPQIEKRARAKLGGEGDKPEPVRLALARAQAARRIVGTELAVACAERESDHVLVLSAKKGCWLRTVPAADNAALWLLDMIRRAAAGLPQAEGTGFLPAGQAAQNHAETPPQGGAKPRPQKKKHPLRVLLAVLLLLALAALGGGWYLTGGDLAALPERLKALRLPEWITLWQAHEPKPGARLI
- a CDS encoding competence/damage-inducible protein A, producing MTAEIISVGTELLLGNILNTNAQYLSRELADLSITVQRESTIGDNHDRLADFVNEAKSRCDLLVFTGGLGPTADDLTKETVAACFGDELVFDASEWEKITGYFARTGRETTPNNRKQAMVPAKGHKIINNHGTAPGAWFEQDGRCAVLMPGVPHEMKAMWTESVRPLLMERQNCTLHSVTLRVLGGESDIEYRVRDLLENPNPTAAIYCKTGECEIRITARARSDEDGEKMCRAYAKKFYDTLGDAVYDEDVAGLEETVVDTLKEKGLTISTAESCTGGLIAQRLTSVSGSSEVFGYGFVTYWEQAKTKLVGVDPAVIGKYNVVSAPVAAQMALGAAAASGADIALSVTGVAGPTGGDEVRPVGTVYLGAARDGVAYVKKLFVSRPDRALVRARAAQAALEMGLRLAQGKIPEGTQALTAARQSDDAALAALDRAFVRETS
- the thiI gene encoding tRNA uracil 4-sulfurtransferase ThiI, which gives rise to MREVIMGYQGEMSLKGLNRNQFESTMMKILRYRLKTVGKFRVYCTQSTFYMEPEEDDIDMDLAFERVSKVFGLAALSRAVVCEKDFDTICQTAEDYLGDSLHGIKTFKVEARRSDKTFPMTSPELMRELGAYLLGKHNYLRVDVKNPQFKVIVEIRDYGAYIHGPKIQGEGGLPVGTSGRALNMLSGGIDSPVAAYRMAKRGLGLDHIHFASPPYTSERAKLKVKALAQRITPYTGSTNLFVVPYTKPQEYIRDNAPDVLFTVLMRRSMMRIANIIAKKQGCEALVTGESLAQVASQTVKALQCTDAAQDLPILRPLIGMDKTEIVETARHINTFETSILPYEDCCTIFTPPHPKIRPELEEILEAEAGMPGLAQLEAEAAEATERIRLRITDDVEFEG
- a CDS encoding ATP-binding cassette domain-containing protein encodes the protein MAEREKLIELKDLQITFGSGKKKFVAVDHVNFDIYKGETFSLVGESGSGKTTIGRAICRINPTSGGDIFFKGQKINGKIPKELDREVIRKVQMIFQDPMASLNERAKVEYIVAEGLLNHHLYKDQDDLHEKVMNALHEVGLLPEFASRFPHEFSGGQRQRIGIARALVMEPEFIVADEPISALDVSIRAQVLNLLNSMKKSRGLTYLFIAHDLSVVRFISDRIAVISKGRIVELAEAEELFLHPLHPYTKALLSAVPIPDPGLEKKKKLLVYDPSCHDYSVDKPVWEEIANGHFVYGNQKELEGYRKEYQSQL
- a CDS encoding cysteine desulfurase family protein; this encodes MLQNPELHYLDNAATTIVAPEVADVIDKAMREHWANPSSLYAPGARSEEALNAARAAVARTLGCKSKELYFTSCGSEGNNLALLGAAQTRTFGKGIVVSGFEHPSVQRPLERLAAQGYHVTVVAPQPDGTLDMGRMLEAVDKNTILVACMMVNNEIGTRNDVERLAAEVKRRNSRTIVHVDAVQAWMRVPIKLDNIDTMAVSGHKIHAPKGVGALYLSDRLVQAFQPPYLGGEQERGLRPGTENLPYAMGLAAAATRLAGSIRSRDKAMRALNDRLRAGLSIFPEVEINSPAGAVPEVLNFSENCIKSETMLAWLSEKQIYVSSASACGRGQPSHTLAAMGRDPLAIDTAIRVSFCADNTPEDVDAFLERFEDGMKHLQKIRK